The following proteins are encoded in a genomic region of Opitutaceae bacterium:
- the sufD gene encoding Fe-S cluster assembly protein SufD codes for MSSSALQPASLPPINGSRFTAHISQRTSLPKWWLDTKQAAWNQFLALPMPTRTDELWRFSSIKGLDIGGFDVAEPAAGSAGTPLLPNFTRTAEITFNNNHLALRTPLPGDLAAKGVIFCPIEEALVKHPDALKAVFQKHAANLGSEKFVALNTALASSGAFLYVPAGVEITAPFVIHHGVSGSKKAVFPHTVVSLGANAKATVVESFASADASEHFAAGVNDLFAGEGAQLVYVGTQRWSGSTLAIQSNSISAQRDARVLSLNLHLGGRQARHESHSRLQGPGAHSEMLALSVATGIQEFDQRTLQTHQAPHTSSNLLYKNALLDQARTIFSGLIIVEPDAQKTDAYQSNRNLMLSGEAEANSLPGLEIQANDVRCTHGSTSGRIEPEQEFYLQSRGIKAAQAHELLVFGFFEEVIGKLENEEIHDALRALIVESKFRKS; via the coding sequence GTGTCCTCCTCTGCTCTCCAGCCAGCGAGCCTGCCGCCAATCAACGGAAGTCGCTTCACCGCCCATATCAGCCAACGCACGTCGCTACCGAAATGGTGGCTCGATACCAAGCAGGCTGCGTGGAACCAGTTCCTCGCGCTTCCGATGCCGACACGCACAGATGAACTCTGGCGTTTTTCCTCAATCAAAGGCCTCGACATAGGCGGTTTCGACGTGGCCGAGCCTGCCGCAGGTTCAGCCGGCACGCCCCTGCTGCCCAACTTCACACGCACGGCTGAGATCACGTTCAACAACAATCACCTCGCACTCCGCACGCCCCTGCCGGGCGATCTGGCGGCAAAGGGCGTCATCTTCTGCCCGATTGAGGAAGCACTGGTGAAACACCCCGATGCGTTAAAGGCCGTTTTCCAGAAACACGCAGCGAACCTGGGTTCGGAGAAGTTCGTGGCCCTAAACACGGCACTGGCATCAAGTGGCGCGTTCCTATACGTGCCGGCAGGAGTCGAGATCACGGCTCCCTTCGTGATCCACCACGGTGTCAGCGGCTCAAAGAAGGCGGTGTTTCCCCACACCGTGGTGTCATTGGGAGCAAACGCAAAAGCAACCGTTGTGGAGTCATTCGCAAGTGCCGACGCCTCGGAGCATTTCGCCGCCGGCGTCAACGACCTGTTCGCCGGCGAAGGTGCCCAGCTTGTCTACGTTGGCACGCAGCGCTGGTCCGGATCGACCCTCGCCATCCAGAGCAACTCCATCTCCGCCCAACGCGACGCCCGCGTGCTCTCGCTCAATCTGCACCTCGGCGGACGCCAGGCGCGGCATGAGTCGCACAGCCGACTGCAGGGTCCGGGCGCTCATTCGGAGATGCTTGCGTTGAGCGTGGCGACAGGAATTCAGGAGTTTGATCAGCGCACGCTTCAGACGCACCAGGCCCCGCACACGAGTTCCAATCTCCTCTACAAGAACGCGCTCCTCGACCAGGCCCGCACCATTTTTTCGGGACTGATCATCGTCGAGCCCGACGCCCAGAAAACCGACGCCTACCAGAGCAATCGCAATCTCATGCTTTCCGGCGAGGCCGAGGCCAACTCCCTCCCGGGGCTGGAGATCCAGGCAAACGATGTGCGATGCACACACGGCTCCACATCCGGGCGGATTGAGCCCGAGCAGGAGTTCTATCTCCAATCCCGTGGCATCAAGGCAGCCCAGGCTCACGAATTGCTCGTGTTCGGTTTCTTTGAGGAAGTCATTGGAAAACTGGAAAATGAGGAGATTCA
- the sufB gene encoding Fe-S cluster assembly protein SufB, protein MKPPTEVGNAPEETIENPVSGIDQSVGDFSYDMNYAFDAGTGLSERTVDYISSVKKEAEWIREFRHKALKTFESMPLPTHWATKDLENINFDKIRYYLSQGQKPKRTWDEVPDDIKRTFERLGIPEQERKFLAGVEAQFDSEAAYSNIKDVVAKQGVIFVNSTEGLREHPEIFRKWFGKVIPTSDNKFAALNSAVFSGGSFIYVPPGVKMAMPLQAYFRINAENFGQFERTLIICDEGSEVTYMEGCTAPKFSTSTLHSAVVELVALKGAKIQYITVQNWAPNVYNLVTKRGLAHEEAEIKWIDCNIGSRLTMKYPGVVLKGRKARGEVISIALANDGQHQDTGAKMVHAADETTSTIVSKSISVGQGRATYRGVVHIPKHLKGCKNNTECDALLINTNSRTDTYPAITVRGDQHAVQHEASVSKVSEDMIFYMQQRGLTEGQAMSLAVNGFINDLARQFPMEYSVELKRLIDLEMEGSVG, encoded by the coding sequence ATGAAACCTCCAACTGAAGTGGGCAACGCCCCCGAAGAAACAATCGAGAACCCGGTGTCTGGCATAGACCAGTCAGTCGGCGACTTCTCCTATGACATGAATTACGCCTTCGACGCGGGCACCGGGTTGTCCGAGCGCACCGTCGACTACATCTCGTCTGTGAAGAAGGAAGCGGAATGGATCCGCGAATTCCGCCACAAGGCGTTGAAGACCTTCGAATCAATGCCCCTGCCAACCCACTGGGCGACGAAGGACCTGGAGAATATCAACTTTGACAAAATCCGGTATTATCTGTCGCAGGGGCAGAAGCCAAAACGCACTTGGGACGAGGTGCCGGATGATATCAAGCGCACCTTCGAACGTCTCGGCATTCCCGAGCAGGAAAGAAAATTCCTCGCCGGCGTCGAGGCCCAGTTCGACTCCGAGGCGGCGTATTCAAACATCAAGGACGTTGTCGCGAAGCAGGGCGTGATCTTCGTCAATTCAACCGAAGGCCTCCGCGAACATCCCGAGATTTTCCGGAAGTGGTTCGGAAAGGTAATCCCGACGTCGGACAACAAGTTTGCGGCCCTCAACAGCGCGGTCTTCTCGGGCGGTTCCTTCATCTACGTCCCACCGGGCGTCAAGATGGCCATGCCGTTGCAGGCTTACTTCCGCATCAATGCCGAGAACTTCGGCCAGTTCGAGCGCACCCTCATCATTTGCGACGAGGGCTCAGAAGTGACGTACATGGAAGGCTGTACGGCACCCAAGTTCTCCACGTCCACGCTTCACAGTGCGGTCGTGGAACTCGTGGCCCTGAAAGGCGCGAAGATCCAGTACATCACGGTGCAGAACTGGGCGCCCAACGTGTACAACCTTGTCACCAAGCGCGGCCTCGCGCACGAGGAAGCCGAAATCAAGTGGATCGACTGCAACATTGGCAGTCGTCTGACCATGAAGTACCCGGGCGTCGTATTGAAGGGACGCAAGGCCCGCGGCGAGGTCATCTCGATCGCCCTCGCAAATGACGGGCAGCACCAGGACACCGGTGCCAAGATGGTGCACGCTGCGGACGAGACCACATCGACGATCGTTTCGAAGTCGATCTCCGTCGGCCAGGGCCGCGCCACTTATCGCGGCGTGGTTCACATTCCGAAGCACCTCAAGGGCTGCAAGAACAACACGGAGTGCGACGCGCTCCTGATCAACACCAACAGCCGCACGGATACTTATCCTGCGATCACGGTGAGGGGCGATCAGCACGCCGTTCAGCACGAGGCGAGCGTCTCCAAGGTTTCTGAAGACATGATCTTCTACATGCAGCAGCGCGGCCTCACCGAAGGCCAGGCGATGAGCCTCGCAGTCAATGGCTTCATCAACGACCTGGCGCGCCAGTTCCCGATGGAGTACTCCGTCGAGCTCAAGCGCCTGATCGACCTCGAGATGGAGGGATCAGTCGGCTAA
- the sufC gene encoding Fe-S cluster assembly ATPase SufC codes for MHTLEIKDLHVALTESPEKAIVKGLSLTIKTGEVHAIMGPNGTGKSTLSKAIAGHPDYTITSGDVLLDGQSILEMEADERARAGLFLAFQYPSEIPGVSIANFLRAALQARMAEGEELDATAYYKRLYAKMDALKIDRKFTSRSVNEGFSGGEKKRCEILQMAMLEPTFSLMDETDSGLDIDALKVVAEGVNQLRGPKLGVLLITHYQRLLDHIIPDYVHVMYDGRIVKSGDKSLALDLEARGYDWVKKELANA; via the coding sequence ATGCATACGCTCGAAATCAAAGACCTCCACGTCGCCCTCACTGAGTCGCCGGAAAAGGCGATCGTCAAAGGCCTCAGCCTGACCATCAAGACAGGCGAGGTGCATGCAATCATGGGCCCAAACGGCACAGGCAAGTCCACCTTGTCCAAGGCGATTGCCGGACATCCCGACTACACGATCACTTCCGGCGATGTGCTGCTGGACGGCCAGTCCATCCTTGAAATGGAAGCGGACGAACGCGCACGGGCGGGCCTTTTTCTCGCGTTCCAGTACCCGAGCGAAATTCCCGGTGTGAGCATCGCAAACTTTCTGCGTGCAGCGCTGCAGGCCCGCATGGCTGAAGGCGAGGAACTCGACGCCACCGCGTACTACAAGCGACTCTATGCAAAGATGGACGCGCTGAAGATTGACCGGAAGTTCACGTCGCGGTCCGTCAACGAGGGCTTCTCCGGCGGTGAGAAGAAGCGTTGCGAAATCCTCCAGATGGCGATGCTCGAACCCACGTTCTCGCTGATGGATGAGACGGATTCCGGCCTCGACATCGACGCCCTGAAGGTCGTTGCGGAAGGTGTCAACCAACTGCGGGGCCCGAAGCTTGGCGTGCTCCTCATCACGCATTACCAACGCCTGCTCGACCACATCATCCCGGACTACGTCCACGTGATGTACGATGGGCGAATTGTGAAAAGCGGGGATAAGAGCCTCGCCCTTGACCTCGAGGCAAGAGGCTACGACTGGGTCAAAAAGGAATTGGCAAACGCCTGA
- a CDS encoding transcriptional repressor, with protein sequence MQAQTDSSTPDLAQRLADSGLRSTAQREVVYKTLLTRRDHPTAEEVFARAKAEMPSISLATVYNCLETLVACNLIRQVNHERSPTRYCPNLRPHAHFHDESSGATFDIDLPSGFLDQLKQVLPPGYAAEEVELTFRGSLKAGEIQRKLSGGKTPKPAAESARSTTEN encoded by the coding sequence ATGCAGGCTCAAACTGACAGTTCCACTCCCGACCTTGCCCAGCGGCTTGCCGACAGCGGCTTGCGCTCGACCGCACAACGCGAGGTCGTCTACAAGACACTCCTCACCCGGCGGGATCACCCCACGGCAGAGGAAGTGTTTGCGCGCGCGAAGGCCGAGATGCCTTCCATCTCCCTCGCAACTGTTTACAACTGCCTGGAGACACTGGTGGCGTGCAACCTGATCCGTCAGGTCAATCACGAGCGCAGCCCGACTCGCTACTGCCCCAACCTCCGACCCCACGCCCATTTTCACGACGAGTCATCCGGAGCGACTTTCGACATCGACCTCCCCTCCGGTTTTCTGGACCAGTTGAAGCAGGTCCTGCCTCCAGGCTATGCAGCCGAGGAAGTGGAACTGACGTTCCGCGGCTCGCTTAAGGCTGGTGAAATCCAGCGAAAACTGAGCGGCGGAAAAACACCCAAACCCGCCGCCGAGTCGGCACGGTCCACCACCGAAAACTGA
- a CDS encoding Gfo/Idh/MocA family oxidoreductase, with product MAPRFSFITANFVARQSNYDITDWGAADAATHAHFSPLATFKERFKEVLLEAKGLGFDQIDLWGAHLHWTWATLPHIDAAKDVLRELGITVRSYASWVTGGLNDLEGACRLCAALDISMIAGVIFSYESHRAETVAILRRHGVRYAHENHPEKSAEEILARIGESDTDIVGLAFDTGWCGTQSLDAPAAAKALRNRIFHVHLKDVLARRPGPIGRGMTDMGHETCALGRGIVNVQGVLRFLRETDYRGPIAIEHEPEDHKPHDDIRESVEIASRWWKEATPALSAPPLSVAIVGCGNIANAYGEAILGRQELRLTGAFDVDPARSKAFVEKFGGQAYASLDEVLADPAVECVVNLTIHSAHVEVVTRSLNAGKHVHSEKPLAPTHAECVSLIALAKQKGLRLSCAPVTWLGEGQQTAWKLIRDGRLGTPRAAYVAVDWARIEEWHPAPEAFYRVGPVMDVAVYPLTLLTAWFGPVKSILADGTIILPERRTKDGRPFTPGTEDFIVAMLTFANGLRLRLTANFYVGDPAENRAGYEIHGDDGSLAGNWFGAAAPLRIGAAGKQYEPVMPVRPSAGNDSWYCDWSAGLVELWRSLRASAPHPTNADHHAHVVEVMELIHKAARTGTRIEVTSTFPAPSPLPWAK from the coding sequence ATGGCCCCCAGATTCTCGTTCATCACCGCCAACTTTGTCGCCCGCCAGTCCAATTACGACATAACGGACTGGGGTGCCGCCGACGCGGCCACCCATGCCCACTTCTCGCCTCTGGCGACGTTCAAGGAGCGCTTCAAGGAAGTGCTGCTCGAGGCCAAAGGCCTCGGTTTCGACCAGATCGATCTCTGGGGTGCACACCTCCACTGGACCTGGGCGACGCTTCCCCATATCGATGCAGCCAAGGACGTCCTGCGTGAACTCGGCATCACGGTTCGCTCCTACGCCTCCTGGGTCACGGGTGGCCTCAACGACCTCGAAGGCGCCTGCCGTCTGTGTGCCGCACTCGATATCTCGATGATCGCGGGCGTGATCTTCTCTTACGAGAGCCACCGTGCCGAGACAGTTGCGATCCTGCGCCGCCACGGCGTGCGCTATGCCCACGAAAACCATCCCGAAAAGTCAGCGGAGGAGATCCTGGCTCGTATTGGAGAATCGGATACAGACATTGTCGGCCTTGCCTTCGACACAGGCTGGTGCGGGACCCAGTCGCTCGACGCGCCCGCCGCGGCGAAGGCGTTGCGTAACCGAATTTTTCATGTCCACCTCAAGGATGTGCTAGCGAGGCGCCCGGGGCCGATCGGCCGCGGCATGACGGACATGGGACACGAGACTTGCGCGCTTGGCAGGGGTATCGTGAACGTTCAAGGCGTGCTGCGTTTCCTGCGTGAAACCGATTACCGCGGCCCCATCGCGATTGAGCACGAGCCCGAGGATCACAAGCCACACGACGACATCCGCGAGTCCGTGGAAATTGCCAGCCGCTGGTGGAAGGAAGCCACACCTGCCCTCTCAGCCCCGCCCCTCTCGGTCGCAATTGTTGGATGCGGGAACATTGCCAACGCCTATGGCGAGGCGATCTTGGGACGACAGGAACTACGCCTCACCGGAGCGTTCGATGTCGATCCCGCACGCAGCAAGGCGTTCGTCGAAAAGTTCGGCGGCCAGGCGTATGCGTCGCTGGATGAGGTCCTCGCGGACCCTGCGGTGGAATGCGTCGTCAATCTCACGATTCATTCCGCCCATGTGGAGGTTGTCACCCGCTCCCTGAACGCCGGCAAGCATGTGCACAGTGAAAAACCGCTGGCTCCGACCCATGCCGAGTGCGTTTCCTTGATCGCTCTGGCAAAGCAGAAGGGCCTGAGACTCTCTTGCGCTCCGGTCACCTGGCTGGGCGAAGGGCAGCAGACTGCCTGGAAGCTCATTCGAGATGGCAGGCTCGGCACGCCACGCGCAGCCTATGTTGCCGTTGACTGGGCACGCATCGAGGAATGGCATCCGGCTCCGGAGGCCTTCTACCGGGTCGGCCCCGTCATGGATGTCGCGGTGTACCCATTGACTCTCCTGACCGCATGGTTCGGACCCGTGAAATCAATCCTTGCTGACGGCACCATAATTCTTCCTGAACGGCGCACCAAGGACGGCCGCCCCTTCACACCCGGCACGGAAGATTTCATTGTGGCCATGCTCACGTTCGCCAATGGCCTGAGGCTGAGGCTGACGGCAAACTTCTACGTGGGCGACCCGGCCGAGAACCGCGCCGGTTATGAGATTCACGGGGATGACGGCTCTCTGGCCGGCAATTGGTTCGGCGCGGCAGCCCCCCTTCGGATCGGGGCGGCGGGCAAGCAGTACGAGCCTGTGATGCCCGTGCGTCCCTCTGCCGGTAATGACTCCTGGTACTGCGACTGGTCGGCAGGCTTGGTCGAGCTTTGGCGCAGCCTGCGCGCAAGCGCGCCCCACCCCACCAACGCAGATCACCACGCGCACGTCGTGGAGGTGATGGAGTTGATCCACAAGGCTGCTCGGACAGGAACCCGAATCGAGGTCACCTCGACGTTCCCCGCCCCTTCGCCGCTGCCTTGGGCAAAGTGA
- a CDS encoding helix-turn-helix domain-containing protein, producing the protein MFTIRWADVYGKRSQLAGYRSKRKPGAVFPRHNHDFDELFWVESGAVRHELNGKSTLLPAGTLVFVRAADVHELTWTGPEEGVLVNIALRSEALRKLRQRLFPSENVAWWAKDEHERHWQLRPEQLRTVVQAAAEVPGEVPELWRTERFVLNVMALQHPAASRTAVLPGEPEWLWEARQMMEDPAKLRRGVAALVTLSGCTAEHVARTVRRVYGKTPTEWVNDARVGWAAERLRITVDPITMIAQDAGFESLSHFYHLFGKSFGETPRRYRIRSQTPVA; encoded by the coding sequence ATGTTTACGATCCGTTGGGCAGATGTGTACGGGAAACGTTCACAGCTCGCCGGCTACCGTTCAAAGAGGAAGCCGGGAGCGGTCTTTCCCCGGCACAATCACGACTTTGACGAGTTGTTCTGGGTTGAGTCCGGCGCAGTGCGCCATGAGTTGAACGGGAAGAGCACGCTGCTCCCGGCGGGGACGCTCGTTTTCGTGAGGGCGGCGGATGTGCATGAGCTGACGTGGACTGGTCCCGAGGAGGGGGTACTCGTAAATATCGCGTTGCGTTCAGAGGCGCTTCGGAAGTTACGGCAGCGGCTGTTCCCGTCGGAGAACGTGGCTTGGTGGGCGAAGGATGAGCACGAGCGACACTGGCAGTTGCGGCCTGAGCAGTTGCGGACGGTGGTGCAGGCGGCTGCGGAGGTGCCCGGCGAAGTTCCCGAACTCTGGCGTACGGAGCGTTTTGTGCTCAACGTGATGGCGTTGCAGCACCCGGCTGCGTCGCGAACCGCTGTTTTGCCCGGGGAGCCGGAGTGGCTGTGGGAGGCAAGGCAGATGATGGAGGATCCTGCGAAACTGCGCCGGGGCGTGGCGGCGTTGGTGACGCTGTCCGGGTGCACGGCCGAGCATGTGGCGCGGACAGTGCGCCGCGTTTATGGGAAGACGCCCACTGAGTGGGTGAATGACGCGCGTGTCGGTTGGGCGGCAGAGCGGTTGCGCATCACAGTGGATCCCATTACGATGATCGCTCAAGACGCCGGCTTCGAGAGTTTGAGTCATTTCTACCACCTTTTCGGGAAGTCCTTTGGTGAAACGCCACGGCGTTATCGCATCCGTTCGCAGACTCCGGTGGCGTGA
- a CDS encoding inositol monophosphatase yields the protein MSSALQSRIEVGRQAVLAQTELLHREFGRVASQWKSDGTRVTSADLAISEGILRTIGAAFPADVVLSEELTNSVGPIAVESEFSWVLDPIDGTNNFATGIAHCAIALALLQHGMPVYGFVYDLSRRVLIQGGPGYGLFDGDRPARVNQTPANPQSLVGFHSPYDKAFGAQARLLVENFKIRALGSSTLHLAYTAIGILDATVDHNVKIWDIAAAVPLVLAGGGAVEFINGEQFPLRSFDLKMKRIQYLAGSADNVRAIRELLGA from the coding sequence ATGAGTTCGGCCCTACAATCACGCATCGAGGTGGGACGCCAGGCAGTGCTGGCCCAGACGGAGCTGCTGCACCGGGAGTTTGGCCGCGTTGCCAGCCAGTGGAAGAGTGATGGCACACGGGTCACCTCGGCGGACCTCGCCATTTCCGAGGGGATTCTCCGCACCATTGGCGCTGCCTTTCCAGCCGATGTGGTTCTGAGCGAGGAGCTGACAAACTCGGTCGGTCCGATCGCCGTGGAGTCGGAATTCTCCTGGGTGCTGGACCCGATTGATGGCACCAATAATTTTGCGACTGGGATCGCACACTGCGCGATTGCGCTGGCCCTGCTCCAGCACGGCATGCCTGTTTACGGTTTTGTCTATGACCTGAGCCGGCGGGTGCTGATCCAAGGAGGGCCAGGCTATGGACTCTTCGATGGCGACCGCCCCGCCCGCGTGAACCAGACTCCCGCCAACCCGCAGAGCCTCGTCGGATTTCACAGTCCCTATGACAAGGCGTTTGGGGCGCAGGCGAGACTGCTGGTGGAGAACTTCAAGATCAGGGCGCTTGGCAGCAGCACCCTGCACTTGGCCTACACCGCAATCGGCATCCTCGACGCCACGGTCGATCACAACGTGAAGATTTGGGACATTGCCGCCGCAGTGCCATTGGTCCTCGCGGGCGGTGGGGCCGTTGAGTTCATCAATGGGGAACAATTCCCTCTCCGGTCCTTCGATCTGAAGATGAAACGCATCCAGTACCTCGCGGGGAGTGCGGATAACGTTAGGGCGATCCGCGAACTGCTAGGAGCGTGA
- a CDS encoding Gfo/Idh/MocA family oxidoreductase, producing the protein MNSTSRRDFLVQFAAFVAATTLSARAATSEGKRVWRMGLIGAGWYGAVDLDTFRQVVPIEVVALADPDSEALAQVKQEFHAKVPGGSIGLYRDYREMLAKHNFDLVLIATPDHWHALAAIDSLRAGNHVFLEKPISIDIIEGESIVAAARKYGRLVQVNTQRRSAPHLVAAKREYVDSGMLGRIAYVNAYCYYDWGRAPVSHSEPPAGLDWDLWCGPAPLVPFNKALHPGGWRVHTAFSNGVTADMGVHIIDLVRHFLGLGWPKSVYSAGALHIYTGGSGDAVDTQVVTYDFEQLQLIWQLRMWGEPEDETAGPWGATVFGDKGTLRINPFFAEFKPKGGTRVRHEAFMEPALDPGQPGTFETVIPPSARRHALNFIAAIERGSPLASPVEDVHISSACCILAQLSLKTRRSLRYDPGARTCINDPEATALLRRPYRAPWVHPEPEHV; encoded by the coding sequence ATGAACTCCACCTCGCGTCGGGATTTCCTGGTCCAGTTTGCCGCGTTTGTCGCCGCCACCACCCTCTCAGCCCGGGCAGCCACATCCGAAGGCAAGCGAGTGTGGCGCATGGGTCTCATCGGCGCGGGTTGGTACGGAGCTGTCGACTTGGACACCTTCCGCCAGGTCGTACCGATCGAAGTCGTCGCACTCGCCGATCCGGACTCGGAAGCGCTCGCCCAGGTGAAGCAGGAGTTCCATGCCAAGGTCCCCGGAGGTTCGATCGGGCTGTACCGCGACTACCGGGAAATGCTCGCGAAACACAATTTCGACCTGGTTCTGATTGCCACCCCGGACCACTGGCATGCCTTGGCCGCGATCGACAGTCTGCGGGCAGGCAACCACGTCTTCCTGGAGAAACCGATCAGCATCGATATCATCGAGGGAGAGTCGATTGTCGCGGCAGCGAGGAAGTACGGACGTTTGGTCCAAGTGAACACCCAGCGACGGAGCGCGCCGCACCTCGTGGCGGCAAAACGGGAGTACGTTGACTCCGGCATGCTTGGGCGCATCGCCTACGTCAACGCGTACTGCTATTACGATTGGGGACGCGCCCCAGTTTCGCATTCAGAACCGCCGGCCGGGCTTGACTGGGACCTCTGGTGCGGTCCCGCGCCGCTCGTGCCGTTCAACAAAGCGCTCCATCCCGGCGGGTGGAGGGTGCACACCGCATTCAGCAACGGCGTCACCGCGGATATGGGGGTACACATCATCGATCTGGTGCGGCATTTCCTGGGCCTTGGCTGGCCGAAATCGGTTTATTCCGCCGGTGCCCTGCACATCTACACAGGCGGTTCCGGTGATGCCGTCGACACCCAGGTCGTCACATATGACTTCGAACAGCTCCAACTGATCTGGCAATTGAGGATGTGGGGAGAGCCAGAAGATGAAACGGCGGGCCCGTGGGGAGCGACAGTGTTTGGAGATAAGGGCACACTGCGGATCAATCCCTTTTTCGCGGAATTCAAACCGAAAGGCGGAACCCGCGTTCGACACGAGGCATTCATGGAGCCGGCCCTCGATCCCGGTCAACCTGGTACCTTTGAAACAGTCATCCCGCCCTCCGCCAGGCGTCATGCGCTCAACTTCATCGCCGCAATCGAGCGCGGCAGCCCGCTCGCCTCGCCCGTAGAGGACGTCCACATTTCGAGCGCCTGCTGCATCCTCGCGCAACTTTCGCTCAAAACCAGGCGATCACTCAGATACGATCCCGGCGCAAGGACCTGCATCAACGATCCCGAAGCAACCGCACTCCTGCGCAGGCCGTACCGCGCCCCCTGGGTGCACCCCGAGCCGGAACACGTGTAG
- the eno gene encoding phosphopyruvate hydratase: MNTTITAITAREIIDSRGNPTVEVDVKLASGALGRAAVPSGASTGEHEAIELRDSSAPAKSLPKGVDAKKRYLGKGVLAAVNNVKSVIAPALIGQDATNQVGIDRLMLQLDGTSTKAKLGANAILGVSLATAKAAAAALEQPLYKYIGGPNAKVLPVPLMNIMNGGAHSDAPIDFQEFMIMPKGFNTFSEALRAGAETFHSLKKVLKSKGLATAVGDEGGFAPNLASTTDALDAIAEAIKNAGYKLGKDMFLALDVASSEFYDKKSGKYVFKKSDGRQFTGDEFVSFYKELTAKYPIISIEDGCAENDWTTWKKLTDAIGDKVQLVGDDLFVTNVEFLRKGIETGTANSILVKVNQIGSLTETLDAVELAHKNNYTAIISHRSGETEDVTIADIAVATNAGQIKTGSASRTDRIAKYNQLLRIEEELGASAIYAGTL, from the coding sequence ATGAACACTACCATCACCGCGATCACCGCCCGTGAAATCATCGACTCCCGTGGCAATCCCACGGTTGAAGTCGACGTCAAGCTCGCCTCTGGCGCTCTCGGCCGTGCGGCCGTTCCGTCCGGCGCTTCGACTGGCGAACATGAAGCGATCGAACTCCGCGACTCCTCCGCTCCCGCGAAGTCGCTCCCCAAGGGTGTTGACGCCAAGAAGCGTTACCTCGGCAAGGGCGTTCTCGCCGCTGTCAACAACGTGAAATCGGTGATCGCCCCGGCCCTCATCGGCCAGGACGCGACCAACCAAGTCGGCATCGACCGCCTGATGCTGCAACTCGACGGCACGAGCACGAAGGCCAAGCTTGGCGCCAACGCCATCCTCGGCGTCTCGCTCGCGACCGCCAAGGCCGCCGCAGCCGCCCTCGAGCAACCCCTCTACAAGTACATCGGCGGGCCGAACGCGAAGGTCCTCCCGGTTCCGCTCATGAACATCATGAACGGTGGCGCGCACTCCGATGCCCCCATCGATTTCCAGGAGTTCATGATCATGCCGAAGGGCTTCAACACGTTCTCCGAAGCCCTCCGCGCAGGCGCCGAGACCTTCCACTCGCTCAAGAAGGTGCTCAAGTCCAAGGGTCTCGCCACGGCGGTGGGTGACGAAGGCGGCTTCGCACCGAACCTGGCCTCCACGACCGACGCCCTCGACGCCATCGCGGAAGCGATCAAGAATGCCGGTTACAAGCTCGGCAAGGACATGTTCCTCGCCCTCGACGTTGCCTCCTCCGAGTTCTACGACAAGAAGAGCGGCAAGTACGTCTTCAAGAAGTCTGACGGCCGCCAGTTCACGGGTGACGAGTTCGTCTCCTTCTACAAGGAACTGACCGCCAAGTACCCGATCATCTCGATCGAGGACGGCTGCGCCGAGAACGACTGGACCACCTGGAAGAAGCTCACCGACGCCATCGGCGACAAGGTGCAGCTCGTCGGCGACGACCTCTTCGTGACCAACGTCGAGTTCCTCCGCAAGGGCATCGAAACCGGCACCGCCAACTCGATCCTCGTCAAGGTGAACCAGATTGGTTCGCTGACCGAGACCCTCGACGCCGTCGAGCTCGCCCACAAGAACAACTACACCGCCATCATCTCGCACCGTTCGGGTGAGACCGAGGACGTGACGATCGCCGACATCGCTGTCGCGACCAACGCCGGCCAGATCAAGACCGGTTCCGCCAGCCGCACCGACCGTATCGCGAAGTACAACCAACTCCTCCGCATCGAGGAAGAGCTCGGCGCCTCCGCGATCTACGCCGGCACGCTCTGA
- a CDS encoding type II toxin-antitoxin system RelB/DinJ family antitoxin translates to MAESSPTVLVRARVPARRKKNAEKVLAALGITPGQAVNMLYAQIERQQGLPFPVQIEDNQDILMPPSAVASRWALLDDNDYGYLKDRDEPKSR, encoded by the coding sequence ATGGCTGAAAGCAGTCCAACGGTTCTAGTACGAGCGCGCGTGCCCGCCAGGCGGAAGAAGAACGCTGAGAAGGTGTTGGCGGCCTTGGGAATCACCCCCGGCCAGGCCGTTAACATGCTTTACGCGCAGATCGAGCGGCAACAGGGACTCCCGTTCCCGGTACAGATCGAGGATAATCAGGACATCTTGATGCCGCCATCGGCCGTCGCCAGTCGCTGGGCGCTCCTTGACGATAATGACTATGGTTATCTGAAAGATCGCGATGAACCCAAATCCAGGTAG